CATCGTGTACCAGAGATCCACAGTGAATCATCTCAATAGCGATTGCACTTGCCATGGATAGTTGCGGATCATCGTTACCGCAAGCATGAGCCACCGCCAAAGTCAGTTGCGGCCTAATGCGCGCACCCCCAGGAAACACAGCATGTCTGATGGCTTTGCTCAATAAAGCCGGGCCTTTTGCTGACTCATGGGACTTCAATGCTTGCTCTAAGGCTCTATCTAAATGCTTGAGTGGTGACATGCTCTTGCCCCTAAAAGGAATAAATTACTTTGTCAAAATAAGAATACGATTTAATATGTAAAAAAATATAGACACTATTTGGAAAGCTGTCAAACCAATTTATTCGGGTAAACCCTTAATTTTTAAATGTAAGTTGCTGAGGATGATTAAAAGAGTTCCAAAAGATTGGCCCAATAGCACCTTTAGCCAGGAAGTTCAGGTCGGGGATTTGTTTTGGCACGTCCAAATTGCAGGAAACTCCCCCAGTCACCTGCTTTTACTTCACGGTACTGGGTCATCAGCACATACTTGGGGGTCAATCTTCACGGAGCTATCAAAGCATTTCACTGTGATTGCAGTCGACCTACCGGGTCACGGCTATACAAAAAACCTAGGCAATAAAACGCTAAGCCTAGATCAATTGGCCGATAAGCTCACCGACCTGAGGAAGGCTTTAAAGATTGATTATTTCGATAGCATTGTTGGCCACTCTGCTGGAGCAACACTGGCCTTAAGTTACGCACTAAAAAATAAACAGCCTAAGACGATTATTGGACTAAACCCCTCACTCATTAGCTTGCCCAATTTTTACAATAAGTTCGTAGCGCCATTTCTTAATCCGATTGTGACCTCATCATTTTTTACGGCCGTGTTGTCCGACTTACTGCCAAGGACAAATATGATCGATAGCCTATTGGATTCGACCAAATCAGTTCTTCCGGCAGAAAAAAGAGCGCACTATAAAACCCTTTTCAAAAGTGCTGATCACCTCAATGGGTCTATGAGTTTTATGGCTGGAGCAGACATACCAAGCCTTCTAAGTCAGTGCAAGAAAATTACTTCTCGGTTGACATTTATTGTCACGGAGAACGATGGATGGATTCCAATGAAACCACTTTGTGAGGTGATTAAAAAAGACTTTGTTAATCCTCATATCGTAGAGATCCAAGGGGGTCATTTATTCCATGAAGAATCAGAAAAACTAGCACTTGAATTCATTATGAGTGCCTTAACAGAAGATGAGGTGAAGCATGTTCACGCTAACTAATATCACACTATGCCTAGGCCTTGTAATTGGTCTAGGGCTTTTTATGAATGCCTGCATTAAGGGCAAGAAAGTCTTAAGCAAGCTTTCTCAAAAGAAAACTTATTGAACGCTAGCAAGCTGTATGGCGGCATGCGAGATCATCTTGCCAGAACCGCTGTAGGGTAAAGCCAAATATTGCGCAGCCATCATGTGAGAAAGCTCTTGCGCTAATACTTCGGGCTGAGGTGAGGTATCAACAAACAAAACGCAGTGATTTTTTAATCTCAGCTCTTTAGCCGCTAACAGAGCATCACTGTGAGCCTCAGATCTACCGCCTACTCCCTTGAGATTCACGTTTGCCTTGCCATCACTCAGGATGACAATAATGGGCGTCAAGCCTTTTCTCTTGAGCACTATAGCCATTTCATTTGCAGCTCTAAAACCTGCTGCCAGAGGGGTTCCTCCCCCACCTGGGAGTGTCGCTAGATTTCTTTTTGCCCTAACAAGTGATCGCGTCGGCGGCAGAATGAGCTCAGCTTTAGAACCCCTCATCGATAGCATGGCTACTTCATCACGGCGGATATAACACTGGGCCAGCAGTTGCTCCAAAGCGCCCTTTGCCTCAGCTAGGCGCTGTGTCGCAGAAGACCCTGATGCATCCACCAAGAAAATGGTGACCGTACCCCGTCTTTTTAGATACTGCTTGATATGTAAATCTTCAGACCGAAAATCAATTTTATTTTTTCCGGAACTGTATTGCTGTGAGCCGATATGTCTCTCGCGCAAACGCTGCCAAGGAATCGCAGCCCGAATACTTTTCAAAACATCTAAGCGCCGGCCACCTCCTGGCTGCCCCTTGCGCGAACTCATCGGCCTTCCACTGATAAAGCTATTTTGAGACTCGCCAGATTTTCCAGAAGTATGCGATGCGGCATTAGTTGAGCGAGCACCTTTTTTAGACCGAGCAAAGAAATCCTTAGGGACGGATGCTTTAGCTGCTGCAACCACGATATCTTCAAGCTCTTCCTGAGATGGTGGCTGGGGATTGGGTTGCTGATCCCCATCTTCTTGAGGATGATTGCTTTCTGAATTCTGATCTGGGTTCTGATCTGGGTTTTGATCGTCACTCTCTTCATCCTTGGAGTTTTCTCCATCATCCCGATTTGGCTGCTCTGCTTCTGGTGGTGCATGCAGTATTTTGGAATAGGTATATACCAAGCGCGCCGCATCAACCACTTCATCTTGGCTCACCTCTTGCAAACCACGCAATGCTGCCAAGGTCCTAGCTGTCTCCACTGCGAACTGGTTAGCCCTAAAAGAACCAATACCAATTTTGAGGGCTGATTTAGTCAGCACCTCGATGAAATCCACGCTACACACTACTCTGGATAATAGTTTTTTAGCGCTCTGAATGTCATCCGCATGAATCGCTAAATTCTCTTTCATATTAGCGAGAGAAAATTGATCAAGATAGACTTCAAAAGCCAATCTATCCATCATTCTCGGACTAAAACTATCGCCTGCAGCCTCTGATTCATCTAGAGCGATTACTCCAAATTCTGTACCATACGTAGTGCCGCTATCTAGGGCTTGTGAGATTAATGCGAGCACCTGAGTATCCATACGCTCAGCCATCGATAACAATAAGAAATTACCTTGAGCCTTCTCTAAAAGCCCTTTACTAAGGACTAAGGAGCCTTGATTGAGCGTAGCTTCAATGTCTAAGGAGCCCATTAACTGCTCTGCTACAAGGTTGGCAGGCGCCTTGATTAGACGAGCTGTTGGGGGACACAGAGCAGAGAAATAACTGAGCCATGAATCCCTCACAGGACCAAACTGACCCCTGAGACAGATACCTTTAAGTCCCCGAGGATTAATCGCTACTAGCGCAGCAACTACATTTGTATCAAACCACGCTACTTGATCTGAATTCACTTCGATGTGTCGGCAAAGAATTCTTGCATCGCGCGTTCAATGCGCACATTAGAACTACTGTCATCTAGAGGATTGCGACGAAGACGATGACCTAGAGCAATGGGGGCAATTTTCTTTAAGTGCTCTAAATTGGCTTTTTTCTTACCCTCATATGCAGCAAGTGCTCTTACCGCCCTTAATACTGTAAGCTCACCCCTTAAGCCGTCTGTACCTAAGTGCGCGCAAAGCTTGGTTGCCAGCTCAAGGAGGCTGTCATCAACCTCAACTTTATCCAGCATTTTTTTAGATTTGCTGATTTTTTTCTTCAGCTCTAATTCTTCTTCTTGGCATTGAGCGATAAATTGTTCGGGATTGCGTTCAAACTCATCGCGCTTTTTGATGATGGACACCCGCTCCTTAAAGTCTGTAGGGGTTCGCACTTCAATTGAGAGTCCAAAGCGATCTAGCATTTGGGGGCGAAGTTCACCCTCTTCAGGGTTGCCGCTTCCAATCAAAACAAAGCGTGCTGGATGCCGAATGCTCAAACCCTCACGCTCAATAATATTTTCTCCAGAAGCAGCAACGTCAATCAAGAGGTCTACCAAGTGATCCTCGAGCAAATTGACTTCATCAATATAAAGATAGCCGCGATTTGCTTTGG
This genomic stretch from Polynucleobacter corsicus harbors:
- the bchI gene encoding magnesium chelatase ATPase subunit I, which codes for MALNFPFTAIVSQAEMKLAIILCTIDPSIGGVLIFGDRGTGKSTTIRSLASLLPEMKSVAACHYHCDPDSSNLCTDCLAKKASGQKLSSQLISVPVVDLPLGATEDRVVGALDIEKALTQGIKSFEPGLLAKANRGYLYIDEVNLLEDHLVDLLIDVAASGENIIEREGLSIRHPARFVLIGSGNPEEGELRPQMLDRFGLSIEVRTPTDFKERVSIIKKRDEFERNPEQFIAQCQEEELELKKKISKSKKMLDKVEVDDSLLELATKLCAHLGTDGLRGELTVLRAVRALAAYEGKKKANLEHLKKIAPIALGHRLRRNPLDDSSSNVRIERAMQEFFADTSK
- a CDS encoding alpha/beta fold hydrolase — protein: MIKRVPKDWPNSTFSQEVQVGDLFWHVQIAGNSPSHLLLLHGTGSSAHTWGSIFTELSKHFTVIAVDLPGHGYTKNLGNKTLSLDQLADKLTDLRKALKIDYFDSIVGHSAGATLALSYALKNKQPKTIIGLNPSLISLPNFYNKFVAPFLNPIVTSSFFTAVLSDLLPRTNMIDSLLDSTKSVLPAEKRAHYKTLFKSADHLNGSMSFMAGADIPSLLSQCKKITSRLTFIVTENDGWIPMKPLCEVIKKDFVNPHIVEIQGGHLFHEESEKLALEFIMSALTEDEVKHVHAN
- a CDS encoding magnesium chelatase subunit D translates to MNSDQVAWFDTNVVAALVAINPRGLKGICLRGQFGPVRDSWLSYFSALCPPTARLIKAPANLVAEQLMGSLDIEATLNQGSLVLSKGLLEKAQGNFLLLSMAERMDTQVLALISQALDSGTTYGTEFGVIALDESEAAGDSFSPRMMDRLAFEVYLDQFSLANMKENLAIHADDIQSAKKLLSRVVCSVDFIEVLTKSALKIGIGSFRANQFAVETARTLAALRGLQEVSQDEVVDAARLVYTYSKILHAPPEAEQPNRDDGENSKDEESDDQNPDQNPDQNSESNHPQEDGDQQPNPQPPSQEELEDIVVAAAKASVPKDFFARSKKGARSTNAASHTSGKSGESQNSFISGRPMSSRKGQPGGGRRLDVLKSIRAAIPWQRLRERHIGSQQYSSGKNKIDFRSEDLHIKQYLKRRGTVTIFLVDASGSSATQRLAEAKGALEQLLAQCYIRRDEVAMLSMRGSKAELILPPTRSLVRAKRNLATLPGGGGTPLAAGFRAANEMAIVLKRKGLTPIIVILSDGKANVNLKGVGGRSEAHSDALLAAKELRLKNHCVLFVDTSPQPEVLAQELSHMMAAQYLALPYSGSGKMISHAAIQLASVQ